AAGAGTCATTTCCATCAAAAAAGACCCCAAGCTTCTAAAAAGCTTGGGGTCTGGAAACAAATTATTCTTCTACAACTTCTTTTCCAGTAGAAAACCATTCTTCAACGTTCCATACTTTTGTTACTAGGCCTTCGTAGAATTCAGGTTCATGACTTACAAGGACGATTGTGCCTTTATATTCTTTCATCGCTCGTTTTAGTTCTTCTTTTGCATGAATATCCAGATGGTTCGTAGGTTCGTCAAAGATTAACCAGTTACTGTCTTCCATCATGAGTTTGCATAAACGGACTTTTGCTTGCTCCCCACCACTTAGACTAGAAAGGGGACGGGAGATATGTTCACTTTTTAAACCAGTACGGGCAAGTGCACTGCGTACTTGGTTTTGCTCCATGCTTGGGTAGGTTTCCCAAATAGATTCGATAGGTGTTATATTCCCAGCTTTTACTTCTTGTTCAAAATAACAAGGAAACAAGAAATCTCCGCGAGTTACTTTTCCGCCTAGAGCTGGGATTTTGCCCAACATCGTTTTAAGTAACGTAGATTTACCAATCCCATTCATTCCAACTAGCGCAATTTTTTCTCCTCGTTCAATTGTAAACGTTAATGGAGGGAGCAGCGGGTTATCATAACCGATTTGAAGATGGTCTGCCTCTACAACATAGCGACCAGAACTGCGAGATTCTTTAAAACCAAACTCTGGTTTTGCCGCTGTTTCTGGACGGTCAATGCGCTCAATACGATCTAGTTGTTTTTGACGAGATTTTGCACGTCCTGTTGTGGAATAACGTGCTTTATTTTTTGCAATAAAATCCTCTTGTTTCTTAATGAAATCTTGTTGCTTTTCATATGCATCAATATGTTGTCTTTTATTCAACTCAGCAAGCTCTAAAAATTTATCGTAAGATGCTGTATAACGAGTCAGCTTCGAGAATTCCAAATGGAAAATGACGTCTACAATGCCATTCATAAATTCCGTATCATGCGAGATTAATAAAAACGAATGAGGATAGTTTTTCAAATAGTTTGATAGCCAGTTCACATGCTCTTCATCTAAATAGTTGGTAGGCTCGTCCAGTAGCAAAACTTTTGGTTTTTCCAATAAAAGCTTGGCTAGAAGAACTTTCGTCCGCTGACCACCAGAAAGTGCTTCCACAGGACGCTCTAAACCAATTGCATCTAGCCCAAGTCCACGAGCAACTTCTTCTACCTTCATATCTAAAGAATAAAAATCGCCAGCATCTAATGCATCTTGAATTTCCGCCATTTGTTCTAGTAATTCTTCTAATTCTTCTGGAGTAGCATCCGCCATTTTTGCTATGATTTCATTTAACTCTGCCTCTTTTTTATAAAGAGGCAAAAAAGCATCTCGCAGTGTGTCGAACATGGAGCGACCTTGTTGCAGGCGCGTATGCTGATCTAAATATCCATAATGTGTGCCGGGTAACCATTCCACACGACCTTCATCATAAATAATTTCGCCTGTTAAGATGTTCATCAAAGTCGATTTACCAACTCCGTTTGCTCCAACAAGCCCAACATGTTCTCCTTCCACTAAACGAAAAGAAACTTCCTTAAAAAGAGTACGATCTCCGAATGTATGTCCCAAATTTTCTACATTTAATAAGCTCATCTATTATTTCCTCCAAAAAAGAAAGCTCAGCAGATGAATAATCTGCGAGCTTTCAGACTGTTGATAAACGCTTTCTTTCTTCGTTGCAAGTAGCGCCTGACTGCGAAGCGTTTTCAAAACAGTCTAAGGTGTCACCTTCGAAAATACAAGTAGTCTACAATCTAAAAGCAATCCGTTTACAAATCTGCAAGCTGTTTGTTTAATGTTGCAAGGTCTTCTTCCATTTTGGCAAGTCTACGTTCAGCATTTTCTAGTTGAGCTGGATATCCATTAGACTCCAGTTTTTCCATGTCGCCTTGTAAGCTAATATAATCCATTTTTAACTCAGCTATTTGCATCTGTAGTTGGTCTTTTGTCATGAATGTTCACCTTCAGCTTTTTGCATTATTGTAGCATAAAAAATTGGCTAGCGTACTATTTCTTGTTCCTCTTTTTTATTTGCGATTGTCTGATCGATAAGTTTTACTACTTCTTCTAAGTTAGAACTAAATTGAAAGTTCTTTTGTTTTTGTATATAAGCTTTTCTTCTGTTGTCATGTAGAATGATTTCCATCACTGCGTTTTGTAAATACGATTGTTTTATCTTACGTCCTAGCCCTAAGTTTGCAAAGCCGTTTTCTTCTTGAGGAAAAGCAAAATTCATTTCTTCCTCATGTGCACAAAGCACAATGCAAGGAATTTTTTGCTGAGCCACTAAGAAAGGGGTGTAAGCACCAGAAGTTATGACGATATCACTATTGTATATATAAGCTTCTGGCTCTTTTGTGGAAATAACTTTAATGGACTTTCGGGTAAGCGCGAACCTTTTAAGTTCGTTTATATCGTGTTTGTAATATTCATCGACCACAACACTAATCTGCAGTGGAATATGCAGTTGCACAAGATGTCTTAAAGTCCGATACGTTAAATTTTCAGGATCTTCATAAGGAAAGGCTACGACAATATGCGGCGGATCCTGCAACATGTTATTATTTTTATAGATTAGTTGATGAGTGGGGATAAAACCAGTAGGTCCATATACATAATTTGCTTTTGATAAGTCTTTTGGATTTTCATATAGTGCTTGAAATACGATGTCCGCTAAAGCGCTACCATCACCGTGATCATCAAAATGGATAAGCGGACAGTTGAACGATTTTAAATGTCGAATAAGGTCTTTTTCGGAATTTCCACTATCATGAATAATACAATTTGGGTTAAAAAGTTTTAGTATTTCTAAAAGTTGACCATTATTTTTGTATATATTAGCTTTGATATTTTGCGTAACTAAATATTCAATAAGACTTGTGTTTGAACTAGGCACAAAAACTTTAGAGTCAGTAAATTTTAAAGCAGGGAGTAGTACTTTTGCTCGATCAGCAGGATATAATCCACGGTGTGAAAATGTATTTAAAAGATAAGCTAGTTTCAATATTCATCTTCCTTTCCTGACATATTCTATTTATTGTATGGAACTGGACAGGTGCTTATGACTATTAGAAAGGGGGCTATATCGAAATGGGAAAAAGAACCGCAATTGTAGTGGGAGCAACGGGGTTAACAGGAAGCTTATTAGTAAAACAGCTCTGTGAAAGCGAAGAGTATGTTTCTGTTTCTGTAATCGCCAGAAGAGATATTTCCTATAAACATCCTAAATTAGAAATGAAAATAAAAGATTTTGATATGCTAGAAGAAAAAGATTTAGAAATAGCAGATGATCTTTTTTATTGTTTAGGAACGACAATGAAGATAGCAAAAACGAAAGCAAATTTTGAAAAGGTTGATTTAATATATCCCCTGCAAATTGCTTCATTAGCTAAAAAAAGAGGGATACACCATATGCTTGTTATTTCAGCAGCAGGGTCTAGTAAGAAATCTCCGTTTTTTTATAGTCGCATCAAAGGTGAAATGGAGCAGCAACTTATTGATTTAAATCTTCCCAAGCTCTCTATTTTTAGACCGTCATTACTCACAGGACATCGAAAGGAATTCCGACTAGGAGAACGCCTTGCAGAAGGTGTCTTTCAATTATTAAATCCCATTCTAGTGGGACCATTAAAACGATTTCGTTCTATTGATGGAAAACAATTAGCTTATGCAATGGTCCATTTTGCTGTTTGGGCAAATAAAAATAAAGTTACGCTCTATAAATCGCTCGAAATTTTAAAAGCAAAGCCCCTTATAGAAGTGGAAGAACAGCCCATCGCTAGGGAAGAATTGTTTAATTGGGAAAAACGAAAAGATATATTTGTAGAAAAAGAAGAAATAGATAAATGAATTGATTTACAGCTAATTAAGCGGATGCATATACTGCATTAATCCGATAAATTTTTGTGTAATATCAAATAATTAAGGTGATATGGGTTCTCAGCCAAAAGGATGAACTTTATAAAAGTAACACTTTTTGTCTAAATTAGTCCTTCTTATTTGATACAATTAGGAACGGATAAAGGAGGTTCTTAATGATGAAAATTCTACTTGTAGATGGAACAATTATCGGCTCAAAAACAGGTGTCATTTTAGAACAAGTGAAAGACTATATAGAAAAGCTAAATATGGATTATACGTTAGAAATTGTGAATTTGGCGAATTATGAACATCAATTCGTAGATGGAAGACCGTTTGACAAATACAACGATGATATGAAACTGCTAGTAAGTAAATTTGAACAGGCAGACGGTTATATTATCGCAACACCAATTTTCCAAGGGTCCATTCCTGGTGTACTAAAGAATATGTTTGATTTTTTACATCCCAAAACGATGCGATATAAACCAGTATCTATTGTAGCAAACGGCGGGACTTATCAACATCACTTAGTGATCGAAAATCAGCTTAAGCCAATTTTGGACTACTTCCGATGCCTTGTCACACCAAACTATGTTTACACACTTGCGAGTCATTTTGATAATAATAACGTCATAGTAGATGAAGATGTGCATAATCGTCTCCGGGAACTAGCGCGTGTATTCGTACAATACGCCGAAATGAGCAAAACGCTTTGCAAAGAGCCAATTGATACGCACTAATTTTAGAGGATGTCCCTCAAATGATGGAAACCCGTTTAGTTGATCTGTTCAAAAAATAAAAAAATGTTTCAAATAACACGAGAGTTAACACGATTTCAGGCGATAGTTTCGCCACTATATTAAGTAACAAATAGCACCGTTAATCGCGGTGCTATTTTCGTTCGCTTGAACTCGACGAGTGTCCAAGAAATCGAAATCCAATTATCGAAAGTTAAAAGATATATAAAATTACTCTGTTATAATAAAAGAAGGAGAAATAAGCCGGATTATTCAACGAACTGACCAAATAAGTTAAAAAGGTTGACTCATTATTATTAAAGGGGATATGCACTAATGAAAAATATTTTTAATCATATAGATACAGTAGAATTATTAAAGCGTATTGACAAATTGAGTCCAAATTCACAACCACAATGGGGAAAAATGAACGTTGCCCAAATGCTAGCGCATTGTTCATCTTTCCAAGACATTGCAATGGGAAATTCTTTTCCACCAAGGAGTTGGTTAGGAATAATAGTAGGTAGGTTTGCAAAAAAAATCATGTACAATGACAAGACATTGCCCCATAATCTGTCTACTATTCCAACCATTTTGATTGCAGATGATAGAGAATTTGACATAGAAAAAGAAAAGCTTAAACAAAAAATTATCACATTCCAAAATAACGGACCAGAAAAGTGCACAACTCATCCACATCCTTTTTTTGGAAAGCTAACTTCTGAGCAATGGGGTATAGGAATATACAAGCACCTTGACCATCATTTTAAACAGTTTCAAGTTTAAACATTAAAAAACAAAATGAAACGATGTGCAACGTTAGTTGAAGAAAGTATCTTATTTGAAGCAACCAACTGTATGTCTTTTTATAATCTTTTGTTTTGCCTTAAACGAACGTGATTGTAGAACAAATAATGTTATTTAAGGACTGTAACTGGTCCTTTTTTATTTGATTTCAACAACTTTTTCATTTCTAATCTCGATTAAATTAACCATCTAAATGACATTAGTTTTACAAGAAAAAGTCACCTTAAATAATTATTGTATGTATCCGCTAATTGAACTGCTAAAACGAACTCTATTTGCCTATAAACGTAAGATATAAAGGCATTTAGAAGACCACTATTCTATAAGTGAATTAGTGGTCTTTTTCGTCGTTTAATTTGCATTTTGTGCTACTGAATTGAACGTGTTAAAAATGATGGAGACATCCTTTTTTTTATTTTAAAATAAATGAACTTTTTCATCATTCGAATGTCTAATGTATAACAGTAAGCGAAATGGGGTGATGTGGTGGATGAAGTGGAAGTCGCAAGTAACGCAATAAAACGGGATGAACAGGCATTTATACAATTAATGCAATTACATAAAGAAGATTTATATAGAACAGCTTTTGCATTTTTAAAAAATGAACACGATGCTGTCGAAGCAATGCAAGAAGTAACATTCAGAGCTTTTGAAAAAATACATACTGTAAAAAAGCCAAATTATATGAAAACATGGCTTATTCGAATTATGATGAATTACTGCCAAGATCAGTTGAAAAAGAAGAAGCGATTTATTTCAAATGAAGTTCTACAAGAAATAGGGGGCTATTCAGTGGATTCTACTATGGAGTTGGAAGAAGCTATCGCATCCTTGTCTAGTGACGAGCAACAGTTAATATTTCTGAAGTACTTTCAAAATACAAAGATTAAAGAAATCGCTGAAATAAAGAAAATTCCAGAAGGGACCGTAAAATCGAGACTCCATACGGCACTAAAGTCATTGAGAAGTTTCCTAGCAGAGAAAGGAGATGTAGATCATGTATGAAAAAGAAGAAGAAATGTTGGACGAATCAAGAAAGCAATTGGAACAAATCGAGATTCCTGACCAACAAATAACGAATGCAATCCAGCAAGGTTTGCTCCAGGCAAAAAATAAAAAAAGAAAACGAAAGAAAATGCTTTGGACTTTTTCAGTTGCTGCTATCCTAATGCTCACCTTCGTGACATCTATTCGTGTATCACCTGCTTTTGCAAGCGCGATTGCCTCTTTACCAGGGATGGAGAGATTTGTTGATCTAATTCAATTTGATAAAGGATTAGAAGCTATTATAGAAAATGAATACTATGAACCAATAGGTGTCAGGCAAGTGAAAGACGATATGACTTTCACTATAGATGGGGTTATTTTAGATGAGACTGGAATGGAGATTTTTTATACACTGGAGGCTCCATTTTCAATTGAGAATATTCGATATGGAAATATTGATGTATTAAACGGCGATAGAAACCTAAGTGATGATTCTTCCTATTCTTTTGGATATGTCGGTGAAAAAACAAATCGAATAGTCGAACGTTTTAGTTTTACATTTGGAGAAGCAAAGCAATTTAACTCTCAGCAATTCGAATTGATCTTTCAAATAAAAAATGAAAAGAAAACGACTTTCACTATTCCATTTACTATTAAAAATGATATTAAAAAAGGGAAAGTCTACTCAGTAAACCAAAAAGTAGAGATGGATGGTCAAAAGATGTTGGTGAAAGAAATTACCGTTTATCCACTTCGCGTAGCAGTAAATATAGAATTTGATGAACAGAATAATATGGAGATTCTCCAATTTGAAGATATGCGTATTGAGGATGAAAAGGGGGAACTATGGAGTTCTATTCAAAATGGAACAAGTGGTTTTGGTGGAGTAGAAAACATAGAAAGAACTTATTTTTTACAAAGTAACTATTTTAAAGAACCGAAAAAGCTTTATTTTAAATTCGATAAAGTGCAGGCACTGCCTAAGGATGAAAGTTATTTACTAATTGATATGGAGAAAAAAGAAGTATTGAATAAACCGTCAGACGGCAAATTGGAAGTTATGAACATTAACAACAATTCAGTTGAAGTAAAAATTCCACAAATAAAGGAAGATCACATGTATTCTCTTTTTGGAGATGCTAAAAATGCAAATGGAGAAAGGATCGATACGCCATCGCAAAGTATGCATGGTGATGCGGATGGAGAATATAATTACACAACTATTGAGTTGGATTCTAAAAACATTGTAAATCCAATCAAACTCTATTTATATTCATATCCAAATTACTTAGACGGCTCTGTTTCGATTCAAATTAAATAAAGTTGCATATTTGTTTTCCGCTAAATGGCTAAGGGAGACCAAATAAAGTGTGAAAGCAACCATTTCACTAGTGAGAGCAACCAATGCATAAGTGAGAGCAACCATTTCATTCACTAGAGCAACCAAATCACATACGGGAGCACTCAATTCTGCGACGAGCTTGTTCGGGCTCACTCAAATCAATAAAAGATGATTTTTAAAGTAAAAAAGACTCAATGTTTGAACTGACCTAGCGATATGAGACACATATAAAACACCTTTTTAGGCTGCCGCAATGCCAAATTCTTTTGGCGTAAGGTAGCCTAATTTTTCTTGGATCCGTTCTTCATTGTAATGACGAATATACTCGTCAATTCTTTGCACAACACTGACATTACTTAATGAATTAAACTTGGCTAGGCTAAACTCTTCTGTTTTTAAACTAGAATGAAAGGACTCAATTACTGCATTATCCCAACAGTTTCCACGTCTGGACATACTGCTAACTAAATGGTTTTCCTTCAAGGCATTTTGATAAGCATACGATGTATAGACACTTCCTTGATCAGAATGAACAATAACACCTTGGGGGTTTCCGCGAGCTATTAACGCTTCACGCAACGTATCCATGACTAACGGAGTCTGTTGGTGATTATAAAGCTTATAAGTGACAATTTCATTGTTATATAAATCCATGATCGTCGAAAGATATAATGTGACGCTACCATATTGAATATACGTAATATCCGTTACCCATTTTTCGTTCGGTTTACTAGCTATAAAGTTACGATTCAATACATTTGGGGCAATTACTACTGACTCACCTTGAGATTTCCATTTTCTTTTTTGCTTTACTTTGCATTGAAGATGAAACTTTTGCATGGTTTTCTGAACGGTATTGCGGTCTAATTTAATTCCATAATCTCTTTTCAATAACGCCTTTATTTTACGATGACCATTGCGGTATTTCGTTTTCTTGCATAGTTCGATGATTGCTTCTTCTGCTAAGGTTAAAATCTTCTCAACACCTTCAGCTAACCAACGATAAAAGCTGGAACGTGGTATTTCTAAGGCTGATAAAATGACACTTACTGTATAGTTTTTCCGGAACTTTTCCACGATTTGAAGAACTATGTGTTTTCAACTCCTTTATCATTTCCAAATACTTTTTTAGAATCTCATTCTCCATTTTTAAATGGTTCATCTGCGTATCTTTCTTCTCTTCTTCACTTTTAAAATCAGGCCCATGCCCAAACGTATATTGTTTCCCAATCGGTTGGTCAAAACGATGAATTTCATTCGCTCTATACCATCTCATCCATGTCTCAACTTGAGATTTATTCTTAATTCCGTATTTCTCCATAATTTCTTTCGTTGTTAGTTTACCACTCATTTTTTCTTTGACGACTGCCCATTTAATCTCGCTTGTATACACGTTTTTGCCCATGCAAAAACACCTCCGATTTAAGTACTTGTTTTAAGTGTACCATTACCGAAGGTGTTTTATATTGTCTCACTATTTTAGGTTAGTCCAGTTGTTGTAAACAGCTTTTGAGTCTTTTTATTTGGTAGTAAGTGGTCAAAAAATCTCAAGTGCAATCACTGGAAGTTATAATATTCTGTATACAGCTCCTAATGAGTAGTGAAAAATGCTATTGTAGAAATAACTAATCTATTGAGGAGCATTTAGAATGAGACAATTTGCGATTCGCTTTAGTGCATTTACATTACTGTGGTTGTTTTTTATCTTTTTTGCATATAATGAATCTTCCTCGTTATCATTGATCATTACGCTGTTTGCAACATCGTTAACCGTGCATTTTTTTATTCCTATTGTAAAAAAGCCTCTATTTCTTTGTTTGTTAGGACAATTAATCATTATTTTTACGCTGTTTTGGACTTCTAGCTTTGAATATATGTTACCTCTAATAGCACTAAGTTTACTAGAAGGTGCATTTCATTTACAGACTCGACCATTATGGGTGCTTGTTGTCGTATCTTTTGTACTTGTTCTTCCTAGTTTAATATACACACATACATCTTATGCAATCAGTGGATTGTTTGTTTTGTTCGGTATTGGCTGTTTGTTCCTCAATCGCTATATTAATGAGACAAAAGAGAAGCGTGAATTATATGAAGAGCTACTTGGAGAGTATCGAAGTTTAAAGCGTACCTCTTTACAGCAGGAGGAAGTTGTTCGATTAGAAGAACGTACACGTGTGGCCAGAGATATTCACGATTCTGTTGGACATAAACTGACTGCACTTTTAATGCAGTTAGAAATGGATTCGATGACAGGAAACTATCCCAATATTGTCGAATTAAAAAAACTAGCAAGAGAGAGTTTAGAAGAAACGAGGCATGCTGTTCGCCAGTTAAAGCAAGAAGAAATAACCGGTATACAATCAGTGATCCTGCTTATTCGTAAGCTAGAATCCGAAAGTCATCTACTCGTTCGCTTTATAACAGAGAAAGGTGCGCTGTCTATACCGCTTACGAATGAACAGAGCATTACTTTGTACCGCATGCTTCAAGAAGCACTAACGAATGCGATGAAACACGGTGCATCACGGGAAGTTGAGGTAACACTTAGACAAACATCTACTAGGTGCTTACAATTTTTAGTGGGCAATAAAGTATCCAGTGTTACACCAATTGAAATGGGATTTGGCCTAACCAATATGAAAGCTAGAGTAGAGGAATTAGGAGGAGAACTACGAATCTTACGAACAGAGGAGCACTTCCAAATTGAAGGATCATTTCCTTTAAAGGAGAATTGAAC
The nucleotide sequence above comes from Psychrobacillus glaciei. Encoded proteins:
- a CDS encoding DUF1569 domain-containing protein translates to MKNIFNHIDTVELLKRIDKLSPNSQPQWGKMNVAQMLAHCSSFQDIAMGNSFPPRSWLGIIVGRFAKKIMYNDKTLPHNLSTIPTILIADDREFDIEKEKLKQKIITFQNNGPEKCTTHPHPFFGKLTSEQWGIGIYKHLDHHFKQFQV
- a CDS encoding ABC-F family ATP-binding cassette domain-containing protein encodes the protein MSLLNVENLGHTFGDRTLFKEVSFRLVEGEHVGLVGANGVGKSTLMNILTGEIIYDEGRVEWLPGTHYGYLDQHTRLQQGRSMFDTLRDAFLPLYKKEAELNEIIAKMADATPEELEELLEQMAEIQDALDAGDFYSLDMKVEEVARGLGLDAIGLERPVEALSGGQRTKVLLAKLLLEKPKVLLLDEPTNYLDEEHVNWLSNYLKNYPHSFLLISHDTEFMNGIVDVIFHLEFSKLTRYTASYDKFLELAELNKRQHIDAYEKQQDFIKKQEDFIAKNKARYSTTGRAKSRQKQLDRIERIDRPETAAKPEFGFKESRSSGRYVVEADHLQIGYDNPLLPPLTFTIERGEKIALVGMNGIGKSTLLKTMLGKIPALGGKVTRGDFLFPCYFEQEVKAGNITPIESIWETYPSMEQNQVRSALARTGLKSEHISRPLSSLSGGEQAKVRLCKLMMEDSNWLIFDEPTNHLDIHAKEELKRAMKEYKGTIVLVSHEPEFYEGLVTKVWNVEEWFSTGKEVVEE
- a CDS encoding DUF4179 domain-containing protein; this encodes MYEKEEEMLDESRKQLEQIEIPDQQITNAIQQGLLQAKNKKRKRKKMLWTFSVAAILMLTFVTSIRVSPAFASAIASLPGMERFVDLIQFDKGLEAIIENEYYEPIGVRQVKDDMTFTIDGVILDETGMEIFYTLEAPFSIENIRYGNIDVLNGDRNLSDDSSYSFGYVGEKTNRIVERFSFTFGEAKQFNSQQFELIFQIKNEKKTTFTIPFTIKNDIKKGKVYSVNQKVEMDGQKMLVKEITVYPLRVAVNIEFDEQNNMEILQFEDMRIEDEKGELWSSIQNGTSGFGGVENIERTYFLQSNYFKEPKKLYFKFDKVQALPKDESYLLIDMEKKEVLNKPSDGKLEVMNINNNSVEVKIPQIKEDHMYSLFGDAKNANGERIDTPSQSMHGDADGEYNYTTIELDSKNIVNPIKLYLYSYPNYLDGSVSIQIK
- a CDS encoding NADPH-dependent FMN reductase, which produces MKILLVDGTIIGSKTGVILEQVKDYIEKLNMDYTLEIVNLANYEHQFVDGRPFDKYNDDMKLLVSKFEQADGYIIATPIFQGSIPGVLKNMFDFLHPKTMRYKPVSIVANGGTYQHHLVIENQLKPILDYFRCLVTPNYVYTLASHFDNNNVIVDEDVHNRLRELARVFVQYAEMSKTLCKEPIDTH
- a CDS encoding IS3 family transposase — encoded protein: MEKFRKNYTVSVILSALEIPRSSFYRWLAEGVEKILTLAEEAIIELCKKTKYRNGHRKIKALLKRDYGIKLDRNTVQKTMQKFHLQCKVKQKRKWKSQGESVVIAPNVLNRNFIASKPNEKWVTDITYIQYGSVTLYLSTIMDLYNNEIVTYKLYNHQQTPLVMDTLREALIARGNPQGVIVHSDQGSVYTSYAYQNALKENHLVSSMSRRGNCWDNAVIESFHSSLKTEEFSLAKFNSLSNVSVVQRIDEYIRHYNEERIQEKLGYLTPKEFGIAAA
- a CDS encoding NAD-dependent epimerase/dehydratase family protein encodes the protein MGKRTAIVVGATGLTGSLLVKQLCESEEYVSVSVIARRDISYKHPKLEMKIKDFDMLEEKDLEIADDLFYCLGTTMKIAKTKANFEKVDLIYPLQIASLAKKRGIHHMLVISAAGSSKKSPFFYSRIKGEMEQQLIDLNLPKLSIFRPSLLTGHRKEFRLGERLAEGVFQLLNPILVGPLKRFRSIDGKQLAYAMVHFAVWANKNKVTLYKSLEILKAKPLIEVEEQPIAREELFNWEKRKDIFVEKEEIDK
- a CDS encoding sensor histidine kinase; this encodes MRQFAIRFSAFTLLWLFFIFFAYNESSSLSLIITLFATSLTVHFFIPIVKKPLFLCLLGQLIIIFTLFWTSSFEYMLPLIALSLLEGAFHLQTRPLWVLVVVSFVLVLPSLIYTHTSYAISGLFVLFGIGCLFLNRYINETKEKRELYEELLGEYRSLKRTSLQQEEVVRLEERTRVARDIHDSVGHKLTALLMQLEMDSMTGNYPNIVELKKLARESLEETRHAVRQLKQEEITGIQSVILLIRKLESESHLLVRFITEKGALSIPLTNEQSITLYRMLQEALTNAMKHGASREVEVTLRQTSTRCLQFLVGNKVSSVTPIEMGFGLTNMKARVEELGGELRILRTEEHFQIEGSFPLKEN
- a CDS encoding sigma-70 family RNA polymerase sigma factor; protein product: MDEVEVASNAIKRDEQAFIQLMQLHKEDLYRTAFAFLKNEHDAVEAMQEVTFRAFEKIHTVKKPNYMKTWLIRIMMNYCQDQLKKKKRFISNEVLQEIGGYSVDSTMELEEAIASLSSDEQQLIFLKYFQNTKIKEIAEIKKIPEGTVKSRLHTALKSLRSFLAEKGDVDHV
- a CDS encoding helix-turn-helix domain-containing protein — encoded protein: MGKNVYTSEIKWAVVKEKMSGKLTTKEIMEKYGIKNKSQVETWMRWYRANEIHRFDQPIGKQYTFGHGPDFKSEEEKKDTQMNHLKMENEILKKYLEMIKELKTHSSSNRGKVPEKLYSKCHFISLRNTTFQLLSLVS
- a CDS encoding SE1832 family protein — protein: MTKDQLQMQIAELKMDYISLQGDMEKLESNGYPAQLENAERRLAKMEEDLATLNKQLADL